The following coding sequences are from one Mastomys coucha isolate ucsf_1 unplaced genomic scaffold, UCSF_Mcou_1 pScaffold9, whole genome shotgun sequence window:
- the Ptger2 gene encoding prostaglandin E2 receptor EP2 subtype isoform X2, producing the protein MDNDLNDSKPMEDCKSRQWLDSGESPAISSVMFSAGVLGNLIALALLARRWRGDTGCSAGSRTSISLFHVLVTELVFTDLLGTCLISPVVLASYSRNQTLVALAPESRACTYFAFTMTFFSLATMLMLFAMALERYLSIGHPYFYRRHLARRGGLAVLPVIYGVSLLFCSLPLLNYGEYIQYCPGTWCFIRHERTAYLQLYATMLLLLIVAVLACNISVILNLIRMHHRSRRSRCGLSSNSLRGPGSRRRGERTSMAEETDHLILLAIMTITFAICSLPFTGERDADKNPVPRDSPSQLCFLCSAPHCPHTCPSLLSQQMV; encoded by the exons ATGGACAATGATCTTAACGACTCCAAGCCAATGGAGGACTGCAAGAGTCGTCAGTGGCTCGATTCCGGGGAAAGCCCAGCCATCAGCTCGGTGATGTTCTCGGCCGGGGTCCTGGGGAACCTCATCGCACTGGCACTGTTGGCGCGCCGCTGGCGTGGGGACACCGGGTGTAGCGCCGGCAGCAGGACCTCTATCTCCTTGTTCCACGTGTTGGTAACGGAACTGGTGTTCACCGACTTGCTGGGGACCTGCCTCATCAGCCCGGTGGTGCTGGCTTCTTATTCGAGAAACCAGACCCTGGTGGCCCTGGCTCCCGAAAGCCGCGCGTGTACCTATTTCGCTTTCACTATGACCTTCTTTAGTCTGGCCACGATGCTCATGCTCTTTGCCATGGCCCTGGAACGCTACCTCTCCATCGGACACCCCTACTTCTACAGACGCCACTTAGCGCGCCGCGGGGGTCTGGCGGTGCTGCCTGTCATCTACGGGGTCTCTTTGCTCTTCTGTTCCCTGCCGCTGCTCAACTATGGGGAGTACATCCAGTACTGTCCTGGGACGTGGTGTTTTATCCGGCACGAGAGGACTGCATACCTTCAGCTGTACGCCACCATGCTCCTGCTGCTCATCGTGGCTGTGCTTGCCTGCAACATCAGCGTTATCCTCAACCTCATTCGCATGCACCATCGGAGCAGAAGAAGCCGCTGCGGATTGTCTAGCAATAGCCTAAGAGGCCCTGGATCtcgcaggagaggagaaaggacttCAATGGCAGAGGAGACGGACCACCTCATTCTCCTAGCCATTATGACCATCACCTTCGCCATATGCTCCTTGCCTTTCACA GGAGAAAGGGATGCAGATAAGAACCCCGTCCCAAGGGACTCCCCTTCTCAACTGTGTTTTCTGTGCTCTGCTCCCCATTGCCCTCACACTTGTCCCTCTCTTCTGTCACAGCAGATGGTCTGA